ACCAGCTCCTGCCAGGCCACGCGCGCGCCCTGGGGCGCGCACAACACGCCGGCGATGATGCCGTGCACTTCGGCAGGGCTGGTCGTCACGCCGGCCTCGTGCAGCAGCCGCGCGGCGTCGTCATAGGCGGGAAAGTCGGGTGTGTTTTCCACGGCGGGGTCGGGACGCGCGCAGCGGTCGGCGGTGAGGGGAAGAAAAGTTTACACCCCTCCGTCGGCGACCGGAAGCGTTGACCCGTACCGGCGCCGGTCATATAGTGTGCGACATGGCAAGCGATGATTCCCGTCTGGACAGCACGGACCTCAAGATTCTCGAGAGCCGCATCGACGAACTCATCGAGACCTGCCGGCGCCTGAAAAACGAAAACCAGGCGCTCAAGTCGGACCAGGACAGTCTCAGCGAGCAGCACGCGCGCCTGATGGAAAAAACCCGTCACGCCCGCGCACGCATCGAAACCATGATCGACCGCCTCAAGGCGCTGGAGCGCAGCTGACGTGAAGGAAAACCGCGACGGCGTGACCGTCACCATCCTCGGCAAGGAATTCATGGTGGCCTGTCCCGAGGACGAACGCGCGGCGCTGGTCGCCGCCGCCGGCTATCTCGACAAGAAAATGCGCGAGATCCAGTCCACCGGCAAGGTCATCGGCACCGAGCGTACCGCCGTCATGGCGGCGCTCAATATCGCGCACGAACTTCTCGATCTGCGCCAGCGTGGCGGCATGGCCGTTGATACAGTGCAGAAAATCAAATTCCTCCAGACCAAGATCGACGCCGCCCTGCGCTGGGATGCACAAACCCGCCAATAGGTATATAGTTGAAGTGCGCCCCCTGCGGTGCGCGTGATTGCTCCAGTTATCCTCTGAACCTATAAGTGCTTTTAACGGGAGCCGGATTGTAGATGCCGTTGTGCAAGCCCGCCTCGTAGCGGGAAGCCTGAAGCATCTCTGAGGCACCCAACTTGGACCTCACGGTTCAAGGCTACGGGGCAACACGGCATCTGCGGAGGGCGTCTTTATTTTTCCGCATTGAATATCTCCGTGCCCACAGACAAATCCGACCTGCGCCAGAAACTGCGCGCCCGCCGCCGCGCCCTGTCCGCCGATGAGCAGCACCAGGCCGCCCGCCGTCTCGCGGTGAACCTGGCCGGCACGCGCCTGTTTCTCACCAGCCGTCGCGTCGCCTGCTATCTGCCGAACGACGGCGAGATCGACACCGGACCGGTGATCGAGCACATCCGTCACCTGCGCAAGACCTGCTACCTGCCGGTGCTGTCGCGCCTGTCGCACGACCGCCTGTGGTTTGCCGAGGCCGGGCCCAAAACGAAGCTGACTCCCAACCGCTTCGGCATCCCCGAACCGGTGGTGAAATCGCGCGATCTGGTGCGCGCGCAGGAACTCGACCTGATCCTCATGCCCCTGGTCGGCTTCGACGACCAGGGCAACCGGCTGGGCATGGGCGGCGGCTTTTACGACCGCAGCCTGGAATTCCTGCGCCACCGGAACCATTGGCGCAAGCCACATTTGCTCGGAATCGCGTATGATTTCCAGCGCGTCAACGGATTGACGGCCGATCCCTGGGACGTCCCGTTGCAAGGCGTCATCACGGACCAGGCGGTCTATCTTTATTAGAGTTCTCCGATTTATCCGGAAAGGTAAGCATCATGAATCTGCTCTTCATCGGCGACGTGGTCGGTCAACCCGGACGGCGCGCCATCACCGATCAACTGCCCGGTTTGCGTCAGCGCTTCAAGCTCGACCTCGTCGTAGCCAACGCCGAGAACATCGCCGACGGCGCCGGCATCACCAAAAAAACCGCCAACGAACTGTTCGCCGCGGGCGTGGACGTGCTGTCCAACGGCAACCACGCCTGGGACAAGAAAGAAGCGCTCGAATACATCACCACCGAACCGCGCCTGCTGCGCCCGC
The DNA window shown above is from Sulfuricaulis limicola and carries:
- a CDS encoding 5-formyltetrahydrofolate cyclo-ligase is translated as MPTDKSDLRQKLRARRRALSADEQHQAARRLAVNLAGTRLFLTSRRVACYLPNDGEIDTGPVIEHIRHLRKTCYLPVLSRLSHDRLWFAEAGPKTKLTPNRFGIPEPVVKSRDLVRAQELDLILMPLVGFDDQGNRLGMGGGFYDRSLEFLRHRNHWRKPHLLGIAYDFQRVNGLTADPWDVPLQGVITDQAVYLY
- a CDS encoding cell division protein ZapA, producing MKENRDGVTVTILGKEFMVACPEDERAALVAAAGYLDKKMREIQSTGKVIGTERTAVMAALNIAHELLDLRQRGGMAVDTVQKIKFLQTKIDAALRWDAQTRQ
- a CDS encoding TIGR02449 family protein, translating into MASDDSRLDSTDLKILESRIDELIETCRRLKNENQALKSDQDSLSEQHARLMEKTRHARARIETMIDRLKALERS